In Ictalurus punctatus breed USDA103 chromosome 3, Coco_2.0, whole genome shotgun sequence, the following are encoded in one genomic region:
- the spag5 gene encoding sperm-associated antigen 5 isoform X2: MSSIRAPHTVRCERAPLRDVQNERSAQQQTSSSVKVCEVQSDEKENLSENTPGTSITFTSFTCAGGEVEISDRSDLCDESVLIARDSPRTLNNTTLTYENAEGEHEDHPYSRHTTDRKQEDQKPSGDQTPSHTNSTDITFKSFTCPGGEVEISGDESVVHDDSIVAQDPDLDNPSQSFEDEVSEEHTELPSRHFDHVYSNTQTSELRSAKMEEEDGGGDDDVSVIPSISKNAPDVTFKSFTCPGGEVEIAEESLLQCEPLMKNESLNANDSEDSQNLESELFDEHTELPGHHFDHLYCHTQTSELRSGKMEEEDDGGDDDDDDDVVSVIPYISKNAPDVTFKSFTCPGGEVEIAEESLMKNESLVTKDSEVQNLQRETSDEYTELPSLHCDHPYCNDLTDSFPVQVNDSSVRSTVLDANTPEGVITTNDSYNALNGSTAAERRDDVTFRFSGAEVEIENTYRMVDMSMLMKGLNIDDQAKSSPNSELSEHGGESLDSSEKDYPIYCPVVKHDPESTVSENEAHLSVHVSNPGGLDSSESTMRVEGSESMKSEMMVLESSSDPTEVHHIESVQQRDLDQQTSARLEEDVLTDENARLRCDVEEVFSDQKGEIWSHCQPAVDSIPKNVGTAETQTVQNRNIISQNADAWTHADPELLRSESVDLEAQMKMWSHIVLSEPSTPKHSALGHLWIPESPIPPPQLHSTVLTAPLTPKPASDHELHCEKVVKDFSAVGKEPLQEQLRKMGELLIAASGKISAPAAVTPVQQHSACVWTTPTSQQERSTNTSVIMEERKEIHVSDACTSTDSLLWSVSRSNLECLTRSELEQKMISTLIMVEVLSQQLTSTQNLRGRTEPSPSSLRDRHVQTERTELSQTGPYRELYVSALERIRTLEIDQETFHNLHQAMQLMSNALVSIKSETEEVLCSMKELEGIVTGDQEIQSQQLGQMKALSARCMDTLRMMEQKNRVCVKDRDDMKQQKEEALEEKSTVLRVLEQLRVLHTTQVSDLQRNLGSHEELTDALTHTFPQLVELSRMHMDSVTEANTLLRETLEDHTHLSAELHKAQQLLQRTYPLLHQLQHKASGALLQSRKHQEERDRAVEDRQQMEQQLYDTHSSLQEAHQQIADLNTQITIMSSEMAVLREQLTEVEDERSQFQRKTTELSAIVSSTLASYAFLEQTLASETSKLQSSMHKTQEATERADSVQEALCVCERRVEELEQTLVQRENLISELSAETESQRLQLCRLTQVQTELSNVKEMSEFLQAENELTREQLAESEGLLRSHLQGLRERNLQCEDLRVELQQLRVEKECLQQELVSTRDKARLMLLDQGEQLAQATLDTSLLLQRVCVLINNTHTTDQHTSGDGTVQTDPTALPQPCSSFLNSVMNALTEEQPCVTAPPTETVSCVEEEDPIESMGSRSSAFTRIRPAELQNSNDDECSTTLLALLSSLGERVSELHSAIDQLKQHKDSEIHTLHKSIRDLQEEMEAQNNLHAAEGAELKQQVGRFKAQVEKDAQVLQQKAQDEKALMKLCSELEEKMEGAQKHRAENNELRREGADLRRALQQSQVEVQALRAELRSTGQSAASTKDLEDRIRLLREVEKLKASLLEVEESRSKLLDRAKRHQMVHAMNQSKLERELHLLDDMIEAVRKALSSVPDVVNSCPELQKLVEYLG; this comes from the exons ATGTCGAGTATCAGAGCCCCT cacaCAGTGAGGTGTGAGCGAGCTCCACTGCGTGATGTACAGAATGAGAGATCAGCGCAGCAGCAGACGTCGTCCAGTGTTAAAGTGTGTGAGGTGCAATCTGATGAG AAGGAAAATCTCTCTGAAAACACACCTGGAACAAGCATCACGTTTACATCCTTCACATGCGCAGGGGGAGAGGTGGAGATCTCGGACAGATCTGATCTCTGCGACGAGTCCGTTCTAATCGCTCGCGACTCTCCGCGCACTCTTAACAACACCACCCTGACATACGAGAACGCCGAGGGCGAACATGAGGATCATCCGTACAGCAGACACACCACTGACAGGAAGCAGGAGGACCAAAAACCCTCTGGAGATCAGACTCCGAGCCACACGAACTCTACAGACATCACCTTCAAATCCTTCACCTGTCCCGGAGGAGAAGTCGAGATCTCGGGCGATGAATCGGTCGTACATGATGACTCGATCGTCGCTCAAGATCCAGATTTGGATAATCCATCTCAGAGTTTTGAAGACGAGGTCTCTGAAGAGCACACAGAGCTTCCCAGCCGCCATTTTGATCATGTGTATAGTAATACTCAAACGTCTGAGCTGAGGTCTGCGAaaatggaggaggaggatggtggtggtgatgatgatgtttctgTAATTCCTTCCATCTCCAAAAATGCACCAGACGTCACCTTTAAATCCTTCACCTGCCCTGGAGGAGAAGTTGAAATTGCAGAAGAATCACTTCTGCAGTGTGAACCACTCATGAAGAATGAATCACTCAATGCTAACGATTCAGAAGATTCACAGAATCTCGAAAGTGAGCTCTTTGATGAACACACCGAGCTTCCTGGCCACCATTTTGATCATCTGTACTGTCATACTCAAACATCTGAGCTGAGATCTGGGAaaatggaggaggaggatgatggtggtgatgatgatgatgatgatgatgttgtttcTGTAATTCCATACATCTCCAAAAATGCACCAGACGTCACCTTTAAATCCTTCACCTGTCCTGGAGGAGAAGTTGAAATTGCAGAAGAATCACTTATGAAAAATGAATCACTCGTCACTAAAGATTCAGAAGTGCAGAATCTCCAAAGGGAGACCTCTGATGAGTACACCGAGCTTCCCAGCCTCCATTGTGACCACCCGTACTGTAACGACCTAACAGATTCTTTTCCTGTACAAGTAAACGATTCTTCCGTGCGTTCCACCGTGTTAGATGCTAACACTCCGGAAGGAGTCATTACCACAAACGACTCTTATAACGCTCTAAACGGTTCCACTGCAGCAGAGAGACGAGATGACGTCACGTTTCGCTTCTCAGGAGCCGAAGTGGAGATTGAGAACACATACAGAATGGTGGACATGTCCATGCTCATGAAGGGTTTAAACATCGACGATCAGGCCAAGTCCTCGCCTAACAGTGAGTTAAGCGAACATGGTGGAGAAAGTCTTGACTCTAGTGAAAAAGATTACCCTATTTATTGCCCGGTTGTGAAACACGATCCAGAGTCGACGGTTTCTGAGAACGAAGCTCACCTCAGTGTGCACGTTTCCAACCCTGGGGGTTTGGACAGCTCAGAAAGCACCATGAGGGTTGAGGGATCAGAAAGTATGAAGTCTGAAATGATGGTTCTCGAAAGTTCTTCAGACCCCACAGAGGTACACCACATCGAATCTGTCCAGCAGCGAGATCTCGACCAGCAAACGTCCGCTCGTCTTGAAGAAGATGTGCTCACGGATGAAAACGCGCGCCTCAGATGTGATGTTGAGGAAGTGTTTTCAGATCAGAAGGGTGAGATATGGTCTCATTGCCAACCTGCTGTTGATAGTATTCCTAAGAATGTTGGTACAGCAGAAACCCAGACTGTGCAGAACCGCAACATAATCAGCCAAAATGCTGACGCGTGGACCCACGCCGATCCCGAACTCCTGCGTTCTGAAAGCGTGGATTTAGAAGCTCAGATGAAAATGTGGAGCCACATCGTTCTATCTGAACCTTCCACTCCTAAACATTCAGCACTTGGTCATCTCTGGATTCCAGAAAGTCCCATTCCTCCTCCGCAGCTGCACTCTACCGTACTTACCGCACCGCTAACTCCGAAACCCGCCTCCGATCACGAGCTGCATTGCGAGAAGGTCGTGAAGGATTTCTCTGCAGTGGGAAAAGAACCTCTCCAAGAGCAGCTCAGGAAGATGGGTGAACTCCTGATCGCAGCCTCGGGGAAAATCTCCGCCCCGGCAGCCGTGACGCCGGTGCAGCAGCACAGCGCCTGTGTGTGGACCACGCCCACCTCGCAGCAGGAGCGCAGCACCAACACGTCCGTCATCATGGAGGAGAGGAAGGAGATCCACGTCTCGGACGCCTGCACTTCGACAGACTCTCTGCTCTGGAG TGTGAGTCGCAGTAACCTGGAGTGTTTGACTCGCTCTGAGCTGGAGCAGAAGATGATCTCCACCCTCATCATGGTGGAGGTTCTGTCTCAGCAGCTCACGTCGACCCAGAACCTCAGAGGCAGAACCGAGCCCAGCCCGTCCAGCCTGAGAGACCGCCACGTCCAGACGGAGCGCACCGAGCTCAGCCAG acgGGGCCGTACAGAGAGCTGTATGTGAGCGCACTAGAAAGAATCCGAACTCTGGAGATCGACCAGGAAACTTTTCACAACTTACACCAGGCCATGCAGCTCATGAGCAATGCCTTG GTGAGTATTAAATCAGAAACGGAGGAGGTTCTCTGCAGCATGAAGGAGCTCGAAGGCATCGTTACTGGCGATCAGGAAATCCAGTCCCAGCAG ctggggCAGATGAAAGCTCTCTCTGCTCGCTGTATGGACACGCTGAGGATGATGGAGCAGAagaacagagtgtgtgtgaaggacAGAGATGATATGAAGCAGCAGAAGGAAGAAGCTCTGGAGGAGAAATccacg gtgctgcGGGTGCTGGAGCAGTTGCGTGTCCTTCACACCACACAAGTGTCTGATCTCCAGCGTAACCTTGGATCTCATGAGGAACTGACAGatgcacttacacacactttcCCACAGCTG GTGGAGCTGAGCAGGATGCACATGGACTCTGTGACTGAAGCCAACACACTGCTGAGAGAGACACTGGaggatcacacacacctgtcagcTGAG CTACACAAAGCTCAGCAGCTCCTCCAGAGGACGTATCCGTTACTGCACCAACTTCAGCACAAAGCATCAGGAGCTCTTCTGCAGAGCAGGAAACACCAGGAGGAGAGAGACCGGGCTGTAGAGGACCGACAAcag ATGGAGCAGCAGTTATATGACACACACTCCAGCCTGCAGGAAGCCCATCAGCAGATTGCAGATCTCAACACACAGATAACCATCATGAGTTCAG AGATGGCGGTTCTGCGTGAGCAGCTGACTGAGGTAGAGGACGAGCGCTCTCAGTTCCAGAGGAAGACCACCGAGCTCTCTGCTATAGTTTCCTCTACTCTGGCTTCTTACGCTTTCCTGGAGCAAACACTCGCCTCTGAGACCAGCaa ATTGCAGAGTTCGATGCACAAAACTCAGGAAGCTACAGAGAGAGCAGACAG TGTCCAggaagctctgtgtgtgtgtgagaggagggtGGAGGAGTTGGAGCAGACGTTGGTGCAGAGAGAGAATCTTATTTCTGAACTCAGTGCTGAAACGGAGAGTCAGAGACTGCAGCTGTGCAGACTCACACAGGTCCAAACTGAACTGTCTAACGTCAAGGAGATGagtgag ttcctACAGGCAGAGAATGAACTGACCCGAGAACAGTTGGCTGAGAGTGAGGGATTGCTGCGTTCACACCTACagggactgagagagagaaacctgcAGTGTGAGGACCTCCGAGTGGAGTTACAGCAGCTACg tgtggaGAAAGAGTGTTTGCAGCAGGAGCTGGTCAGTACGCGTGATAAAGCCCGGCTCATGCTGTTGGATCAGGGAGAGCAGCTGGCTCAGGCCACGCTGGACACCTCCCTACTgctgcagcgtgtgtgtgtcctcatcaacaacacacacaccaccgaCCAGCACAcg aGCGGTGATGGTACGGTCCAGACTGATCCTACAGCTCTCCCTCAGCCCTGCAGCTCCTTCCTTAACTCTGTCATGAACGCTCTGACTGAGGAGCAGCCATGTGTTACAGCACCACCTACAGAAACAG taAGTTGTGTAGAGGAAGAGGACCCGATTGAGAGCATGGGCAGCAGGAGCAGCGCCTTCACTCGCATCAGACCTGCTGAACTCCAAAACAGTAACG atgaTGAGTGCAGTACCACTCTGTTGGCGTTGTTATCGTCTCTGGGTGAGCGTGTGTCTGAGCTCCACTCGGCCATCGATCAGCTGAAACAACACAAAGACTCTGAGATACACACTCTGCACAAGAGCAT TCGTGACCTGCAGGAGGAGATGGAGGCGCAGAATAACCTACATGCTGCAgagggggcggagcttaaacAGCAAGTGGGCCGGTTTAAAGCTCAGGTGGAGAAAGATGCACAGGTGCTGCAGCAGAaggcacag gatgagAAAGCACTGATGAAGTTGTGTAGTGAGCTGGAGGAGAAGATGGAAGGAGCACAGAAACACCGAGCAGAGAACaat gaGCTGCGTAGGGAGGGGGCGGATCTGCGCCGGGCGCTGCAGCAGTCTCAGGTGGAGGTGCAGGCTCTGAGGGCGGAGCTAAGATCCACAGGCCAATCAGCAGCCAGCACGAAAGACCTGGAGGACAGGATCCGCCTCCTGAGAGAG GTGGAGAAGCTGAAGGCCAGTCTTCTGGAGGTCGAGGAATCCAGATCCAAACTGCTGGACCGAGCAAAGAGACAC CAAATGGTGCATGCGATGAATCAGAGTAAACTGGAGCGTGAGCTTCACCTGCTGGACGATATGATCGAGGCTGTGAGGAAg gcTCTCTCGTCTGTACCTGATGTAGTAAACTCTTGTCCTGAGCTGCAGAAGTTGGTGGAGTATCTCGGCTGA
- the spag5 gene encoding sperm-associated antigen 5 isoform X1 yields MKYGVMSSIRAPHTVRCERAPLRDVQNERSAQQQTSSSVKVCEVQSDEKENLSENTPGTSITFTSFTCAGGEVEISDRSDLCDESVLIARDSPRTLNNTTLTYENAEGEHEDHPYSRHTTDRKQEDQKPSGDQTPSHTNSTDITFKSFTCPGGEVEISGDESVVHDDSIVAQDPDLDNPSQSFEDEVSEEHTELPSRHFDHVYSNTQTSELRSAKMEEEDGGGDDDVSVIPSISKNAPDVTFKSFTCPGGEVEIAEESLLQCEPLMKNESLNANDSEDSQNLESELFDEHTELPGHHFDHLYCHTQTSELRSGKMEEEDDGGDDDDDDDVVSVIPYISKNAPDVTFKSFTCPGGEVEIAEESLMKNESLVTKDSEVQNLQRETSDEYTELPSLHCDHPYCNDLTDSFPVQVNDSSVRSTVLDANTPEGVITTNDSYNALNGSTAAERRDDVTFRFSGAEVEIENTYRMVDMSMLMKGLNIDDQAKSSPNSELSEHGGESLDSSEKDYPIYCPVVKHDPESTVSENEAHLSVHVSNPGGLDSSESTMRVEGSESMKSEMMVLESSSDPTEVHHIESVQQRDLDQQTSARLEEDVLTDENARLRCDVEEVFSDQKGEIWSHCQPAVDSIPKNVGTAETQTVQNRNIISQNADAWTHADPELLRSESVDLEAQMKMWSHIVLSEPSTPKHSALGHLWIPESPIPPPQLHSTVLTAPLTPKPASDHELHCEKVVKDFSAVGKEPLQEQLRKMGELLIAASGKISAPAAVTPVQQHSACVWTTPTSQQERSTNTSVIMEERKEIHVSDACTSTDSLLWSVSRSNLECLTRSELEQKMISTLIMVEVLSQQLTSTQNLRGRTEPSPSSLRDRHVQTERTELSQTGPYRELYVSALERIRTLEIDQETFHNLHQAMQLMSNALVSIKSETEEVLCSMKELEGIVTGDQEIQSQQLGQMKALSARCMDTLRMMEQKNRVCVKDRDDMKQQKEEALEEKSTVLRVLEQLRVLHTTQVSDLQRNLGSHEELTDALTHTFPQLVELSRMHMDSVTEANTLLRETLEDHTHLSAELHKAQQLLQRTYPLLHQLQHKASGALLQSRKHQEERDRAVEDRQQMEQQLYDTHSSLQEAHQQIADLNTQITIMSSEMAVLREQLTEVEDERSQFQRKTTELSAIVSSTLASYAFLEQTLASETSKLQSSMHKTQEATERADSVQEALCVCERRVEELEQTLVQRENLISELSAETESQRLQLCRLTQVQTELSNVKEMSEFLQAENELTREQLAESEGLLRSHLQGLRERNLQCEDLRVELQQLRVEKECLQQELVSTRDKARLMLLDQGEQLAQATLDTSLLLQRVCVLINNTHTTDQHTSGDGTVQTDPTALPQPCSSFLNSVMNALTEEQPCVTAPPTETVSCVEEEDPIESMGSRSSAFTRIRPAELQNSNDDECSTTLLALLSSLGERVSELHSAIDQLKQHKDSEIHTLHKSIRDLQEEMEAQNNLHAAEGAELKQQVGRFKAQVEKDAQVLQQKAQDEKALMKLCSELEEKMEGAQKHRAENNELRREGADLRRALQQSQVEVQALRAELRSTGQSAASTKDLEDRIRLLREVEKLKASLLEVEESRSKLLDRAKRHQMVHAMNQSKLERELHLLDDMIEAVRKALSSVPDVVNSCPELQKLVEYLG; encoded by the exons ATGAAAT ACGGAGTGATGTCGAGTATCAGAGCCCCT cacaCAGTGAGGTGTGAGCGAGCTCCACTGCGTGATGTACAGAATGAGAGATCAGCGCAGCAGCAGACGTCGTCCAGTGTTAAAGTGTGTGAGGTGCAATCTGATGAG AAGGAAAATCTCTCTGAAAACACACCTGGAACAAGCATCACGTTTACATCCTTCACATGCGCAGGGGGAGAGGTGGAGATCTCGGACAGATCTGATCTCTGCGACGAGTCCGTTCTAATCGCTCGCGACTCTCCGCGCACTCTTAACAACACCACCCTGACATACGAGAACGCCGAGGGCGAACATGAGGATCATCCGTACAGCAGACACACCACTGACAGGAAGCAGGAGGACCAAAAACCCTCTGGAGATCAGACTCCGAGCCACACGAACTCTACAGACATCACCTTCAAATCCTTCACCTGTCCCGGAGGAGAAGTCGAGATCTCGGGCGATGAATCGGTCGTACATGATGACTCGATCGTCGCTCAAGATCCAGATTTGGATAATCCATCTCAGAGTTTTGAAGACGAGGTCTCTGAAGAGCACACAGAGCTTCCCAGCCGCCATTTTGATCATGTGTATAGTAATACTCAAACGTCTGAGCTGAGGTCTGCGAaaatggaggaggaggatggtggtggtgatgatgatgtttctgTAATTCCTTCCATCTCCAAAAATGCACCAGACGTCACCTTTAAATCCTTCACCTGCCCTGGAGGAGAAGTTGAAATTGCAGAAGAATCACTTCTGCAGTGTGAACCACTCATGAAGAATGAATCACTCAATGCTAACGATTCAGAAGATTCACAGAATCTCGAAAGTGAGCTCTTTGATGAACACACCGAGCTTCCTGGCCACCATTTTGATCATCTGTACTGTCATACTCAAACATCTGAGCTGAGATCTGGGAaaatggaggaggaggatgatggtggtgatgatgatgatgatgatgatgttgtttcTGTAATTCCATACATCTCCAAAAATGCACCAGACGTCACCTTTAAATCCTTCACCTGTCCTGGAGGAGAAGTTGAAATTGCAGAAGAATCACTTATGAAAAATGAATCACTCGTCACTAAAGATTCAGAAGTGCAGAATCTCCAAAGGGAGACCTCTGATGAGTACACCGAGCTTCCCAGCCTCCATTGTGACCACCCGTACTGTAACGACCTAACAGATTCTTTTCCTGTACAAGTAAACGATTCTTCCGTGCGTTCCACCGTGTTAGATGCTAACACTCCGGAAGGAGTCATTACCACAAACGACTCTTATAACGCTCTAAACGGTTCCACTGCAGCAGAGAGACGAGATGACGTCACGTTTCGCTTCTCAGGAGCCGAAGTGGAGATTGAGAACACATACAGAATGGTGGACATGTCCATGCTCATGAAGGGTTTAAACATCGACGATCAGGCCAAGTCCTCGCCTAACAGTGAGTTAAGCGAACATGGTGGAGAAAGTCTTGACTCTAGTGAAAAAGATTACCCTATTTATTGCCCGGTTGTGAAACACGATCCAGAGTCGACGGTTTCTGAGAACGAAGCTCACCTCAGTGTGCACGTTTCCAACCCTGGGGGTTTGGACAGCTCAGAAAGCACCATGAGGGTTGAGGGATCAGAAAGTATGAAGTCTGAAATGATGGTTCTCGAAAGTTCTTCAGACCCCACAGAGGTACACCACATCGAATCTGTCCAGCAGCGAGATCTCGACCAGCAAACGTCCGCTCGTCTTGAAGAAGATGTGCTCACGGATGAAAACGCGCGCCTCAGATGTGATGTTGAGGAAGTGTTTTCAGATCAGAAGGGTGAGATATGGTCTCATTGCCAACCTGCTGTTGATAGTATTCCTAAGAATGTTGGTACAGCAGAAACCCAGACTGTGCAGAACCGCAACATAATCAGCCAAAATGCTGACGCGTGGACCCACGCCGATCCCGAACTCCTGCGTTCTGAAAGCGTGGATTTAGAAGCTCAGATGAAAATGTGGAGCCACATCGTTCTATCTGAACCTTCCACTCCTAAACATTCAGCACTTGGTCATCTCTGGATTCCAGAAAGTCCCATTCCTCCTCCGCAGCTGCACTCTACCGTACTTACCGCACCGCTAACTCCGAAACCCGCCTCCGATCACGAGCTGCATTGCGAGAAGGTCGTGAAGGATTTCTCTGCAGTGGGAAAAGAACCTCTCCAAGAGCAGCTCAGGAAGATGGGTGAACTCCTGATCGCAGCCTCGGGGAAAATCTCCGCCCCGGCAGCCGTGACGCCGGTGCAGCAGCACAGCGCCTGTGTGTGGACCACGCCCACCTCGCAGCAGGAGCGCAGCACCAACACGTCCGTCATCATGGAGGAGAGGAAGGAGATCCACGTCTCGGACGCCTGCACTTCGACAGACTCTCTGCTCTGGAG TGTGAGTCGCAGTAACCTGGAGTGTTTGACTCGCTCTGAGCTGGAGCAGAAGATGATCTCCACCCTCATCATGGTGGAGGTTCTGTCTCAGCAGCTCACGTCGACCCAGAACCTCAGAGGCAGAACCGAGCCCAGCCCGTCCAGCCTGAGAGACCGCCACGTCCAGACGGAGCGCACCGAGCTCAGCCAG acgGGGCCGTACAGAGAGCTGTATGTGAGCGCACTAGAAAGAATCCGAACTCTGGAGATCGACCAGGAAACTTTTCACAACTTACACCAGGCCATGCAGCTCATGAGCAATGCCTTG GTGAGTATTAAATCAGAAACGGAGGAGGTTCTCTGCAGCATGAAGGAGCTCGAAGGCATCGTTACTGGCGATCAGGAAATCCAGTCCCAGCAG ctggggCAGATGAAAGCTCTCTCTGCTCGCTGTATGGACACGCTGAGGATGATGGAGCAGAagaacagagtgtgtgtgaaggacAGAGATGATATGAAGCAGCAGAAGGAAGAAGCTCTGGAGGAGAAATccacg gtgctgcGGGTGCTGGAGCAGTTGCGTGTCCTTCACACCACACAAGTGTCTGATCTCCAGCGTAACCTTGGATCTCATGAGGAACTGACAGatgcacttacacacactttcCCACAGCTG GTGGAGCTGAGCAGGATGCACATGGACTCTGTGACTGAAGCCAACACACTGCTGAGAGAGACACTGGaggatcacacacacctgtcagcTGAG CTACACAAAGCTCAGCAGCTCCTCCAGAGGACGTATCCGTTACTGCACCAACTTCAGCACAAAGCATCAGGAGCTCTTCTGCAGAGCAGGAAACACCAGGAGGAGAGAGACCGGGCTGTAGAGGACCGACAAcag ATGGAGCAGCAGTTATATGACACACACTCCAGCCTGCAGGAAGCCCATCAGCAGATTGCAGATCTCAACACACAGATAACCATCATGAGTTCAG AGATGGCGGTTCTGCGTGAGCAGCTGACTGAGGTAGAGGACGAGCGCTCTCAGTTCCAGAGGAAGACCACCGAGCTCTCTGCTATAGTTTCCTCTACTCTGGCTTCTTACGCTTTCCTGGAGCAAACACTCGCCTCTGAGACCAGCaa ATTGCAGAGTTCGATGCACAAAACTCAGGAAGCTACAGAGAGAGCAGACAG TGTCCAggaagctctgtgtgtgtgtgagaggagggtGGAGGAGTTGGAGCAGACGTTGGTGCAGAGAGAGAATCTTATTTCTGAACTCAGTGCTGAAACGGAGAGTCAGAGACTGCAGCTGTGCAGACTCACACAGGTCCAAACTGAACTGTCTAACGTCAAGGAGATGagtgag ttcctACAGGCAGAGAATGAACTGACCCGAGAACAGTTGGCTGAGAGTGAGGGATTGCTGCGTTCACACCTACagggactgagagagagaaacctgcAGTGTGAGGACCTCCGAGTGGAGTTACAGCAGCTACg tgtggaGAAAGAGTGTTTGCAGCAGGAGCTGGTCAGTACGCGTGATAAAGCCCGGCTCATGCTGTTGGATCAGGGAGAGCAGCTGGCTCAGGCCACGCTGGACACCTCCCTACTgctgcagcgtgtgtgtgtcctcatcaacaacacacacaccaccgaCCAGCACAcg aGCGGTGATGGTACGGTCCAGACTGATCCTACAGCTCTCCCTCAGCCCTGCAGCTCCTTCCTTAACTCTGTCATGAACGCTCTGACTGAGGAGCAGCCATGTGTTACAGCACCACCTACAGAAACAG taAGTTGTGTAGAGGAAGAGGACCCGATTGAGAGCATGGGCAGCAGGAGCAGCGCCTTCACTCGCATCAGACCTGCTGAACTCCAAAACAGTAACG atgaTGAGTGCAGTACCACTCTGTTGGCGTTGTTATCGTCTCTGGGTGAGCGTGTGTCTGAGCTCCACTCGGCCATCGATCAGCTGAAACAACACAAAGACTCTGAGATACACACTCTGCACAAGAGCAT TCGTGACCTGCAGGAGGAGATGGAGGCGCAGAATAACCTACATGCTGCAgagggggcggagcttaaacAGCAAGTGGGCCGGTTTAAAGCTCAGGTGGAGAAAGATGCACAGGTGCTGCAGCAGAaggcacag gatgagAAAGCACTGATGAAGTTGTGTAGTGAGCTGGAGGAGAAGATGGAAGGAGCACAGAAACACCGAGCAGAGAACaat gaGCTGCGTAGGGAGGGGGCGGATCTGCGCCGGGCGCTGCAGCAGTCTCAGGTGGAGGTGCAGGCTCTGAGGGCGGAGCTAAGATCCACAGGCCAATCAGCAGCCAGCACGAAAGACCTGGAGGACAGGATCCGCCTCCTGAGAGAG GTGGAGAAGCTGAAGGCCAGTCTTCTGGAGGTCGAGGAATCCAGATCCAAACTGCTGGACCGAGCAAAGAGACAC CAAATGGTGCATGCGATGAATCAGAGTAAACTGGAGCGTGAGCTTCACCTGCTGGACGATATGATCGAGGCTGTGAGGAAg gcTCTCTCGTCTGTACCTGATGTAGTAAACTCTTGTCCTGAGCTGCAGAAGTTGGTGGAGTATCTCGGCTGA